The window ACTAATGGAAATTTAGGGGTAAGTACGGCTATAACTCCCAAAATTTTCCATGCTCCAAGGATAGACATAAAGTATAGGGGATAACCTAATCCCGTAATAATTTCGACATAGCCACCTATTTGTAACAGTTGCTGTACGCCGCCAGCCGTCATACCTAATGCAAGAAAGCCGGTGGTGGCCCAATAGATAATTTTATTTCTTTTTGGCATAATGAATTCCCTTATTTTCAGTTTTTAACTGATGTTCTGAAGTTCTCTTACAACCTATAATAATTAAGGTTGTAAAAATTGGAGATCTTCGTATTGATATAAATATCACCCCAAATTTGCAAGCATTCGCAGGATATGAATAAATATTAGGTAGTTAAATGATGAGCGAAAAAGCTTTCAACTACCATTGGCGGAGTTAAATAGCAATAGATGATTTTTTGAGGAAAGAATGGTTTAGCTGCTAATTATGCATTCCATGTTATCGTTTCTCCATCCTCAGGAATAAATACTTTGTCCCGAAGATTATGAGTACGTAGTTTTTCTCTTAATTGCTCACGAGTGGTAGGACAGTGATTCACCGCTTCCAGGTGATTGGCAATTACTTTTCCGGGAGCATTGGTGAAGAAGGTTAGCATATCATTCATATCCATAAGCAGTGGTTTGAAGATGTCAAATTGTGCTGCTCCACATGCCGCAACGCTGATATCCGGTTTAAGTTCCGTCAAGACTTTATGAACCGCATCTGTGTAGACGGTATCTGAACTCAAATAGATAGAAGGCGTATCAGGAATTTCAAGATAGAATCCCATTACATTTCCCATTAATTTGGTGACAAATCCATAGCCGTGTTGTGCTGGTATGCCTGTTATTTTGATGCCGCTGAAATTAAGCGTTTCCCAATAATTCAGCGTTTGGGTTACATTAAGCCCTTCTTTTTTGAGTGATTTTTGATCCTTTACGCTGCATATAATGGGCACGTTCTTTTCTCTCAGAAAATGCCGTCCTTCGTCATCAAGATGATCCGGATGTTGGTGGGTGATGATGCAATGCGTGACTTTTTGCAGCCGGGCATCAGTATTTTCGGGAAGAGGAATAATCGGATTTTTCCGTGGCTTAAACCTGAACAGGGTAAAGGGGGGAAGGTTGCCTTTAGGGCCAAGCATAGGATCAACCAAGAATACTTTGTCAGCCGTTTCTATAACCATGGTCGCATTTCGGATATGATGTATCTGCATGATATAATCGTTGATTAACATTCTTTCCTAAGAAAAAGAGGAAGAGAATGAATGTCATTGATGCAGATCAAGAAATGCGACTTCGTATCCTGCTTAATGTTTCAGGAGTAATGCCCAAGTAGGAAGCAATATGGTACTGAGGAATTTTCTGTAGCCATTCAGGCTTGTAAATGCGAAGTTCAGTATAAAGTTCTTCAGGAGTTTTGGTCATACGGTTATATTCAAACTTTTCGCGGGATGATAACAACTTTTGAAAAAATTGGTCTATAAGATCCTGGGCACACTCATATTTCTCCAGCAATCGTAGAAACGGTTCCCGATCAAGTTCAAAAACCTCAATTTCTGACAGGCTTTCTTGGTTTTTCTTTGTTTTGGTAGCGTTTATAAATGATGATAAATCAGTTATAAATTGCTGATGTAGATAAAAGTTGATGTTCACTTCTTTGACACCGCTTAGATAGTATTCCCTTATGGTTCCTCTGTTCAAAAAACGAAGTTTATCGTCGGTGGTTGATTCTCTGAGAATAGTGGTACCTTTCGGAATTACTCTTGACGTAAAAGCTGAGGATAGTTCCTCAAGTCCCTCATCATTATGCGGATAATACTCTTCAAAAAAGTTTGAAATGCTTTGGGCAATGCTCATTAAATACGTTTTGATGTATCACTATAAAAAATTTAACCTTGCTCAGGTTACCAATTTAATATTGCTAAGGCAACTCACCATATTTGAACCTGAATGAGCATTACACTTACTATTCGGTTTCAGTTTTTAAAGTAGCAACCGTCGCACCCCATCCGCTGCGGTCATTTGCCAGGGAGTAGGAGATCACATGCTTATTTCGATCTAAAAGAGCATGTACTGAACGACGCAAGTTACCCGTTCCCTTACCGTGGATGATACGGATCTCATAAATTTCTTTTTTCAGACATTCTTTGATATATGCGGGAATAAGAGATCCCAGTTCATTGGGATCAAAGGTGTGCAAATCTAAAGTCCCGTCAATGGGTAGTTGTTGAGCCATAGTGTATCAGTTCTTTTAAAGAAAATAATGATACAAAGATTTAGCTGTCTGTTGCAGGTATTTTTTTAATCATAATATCATTTATAAGTGTTTGTTTTTTATGTGTTTATTGCTATATAGAAATAATGTATAACAGAAGAACTATAGTATTTACGGCTTTTCTCTGTTTGCTGGTAGGTAT of the Fodinibius sp. Rm-B-1B1-1 genome contains:
- a CDS encoding DoxX family protein, producing the protein MPKRNKIIYWATTGFLALGMTAGGVQQLLQIGGYVEIITGLGYPLYFMSILGAWKILGVIAVLTPKFPLVKEWAYAGFFFAMSGAAISHISAGQPFTEAIPSLVLLIITVASWYFRPPDRKITSTNQ
- a CDS encoding MBL fold metallo-hydrolase; protein product: MQIHHIRNATMVIETADKVFLVDPMLGPKGNLPPFTLFRFKPRKNPIIPLPENTDARLQKVTHCIITHQHPDHLDDEGRHFLREKNVPIICSVKDQKSLKKEGLNVTQTLNYWETLNFSGIKITGIPAQHGYGFVTKLMGNVMGFYLEIPDTPSIYLSSDTVYTDAVHKVLTELKPDISVAACGAAQFDIFKPLLMDMNDMLTFFTNAPGKVIANHLEAVNHCPTTREQLREKLRTHNLRDKVFIPEDGETITWNA
- a CDS encoding Crp/Fnr family transcriptional regulator, which codes for MSIAQSISNFFEEYYPHNDEGLEELSSAFTSRVIPKGTTILRESTTDDKLRFLNRGTIREYYLSGVKEVNINFYLHQQFITDLSSFINATKTKKNQESLSEIEVFELDREPFLRLLEKYECAQDLIDQFFQKLLSSREKFEYNRMTKTPEELYTELRIYKPEWLQKIPQYHIASYLGITPETLSRIRSRIS
- a CDS encoding Smr/MutS family protein; translation: MAQQLPIDGTLDLHTFDPNELGSLIPAYIKECLKKEIYEIRIIHGKGTGNLRRSVHALLDRNKHVISYSLANDRSGWGATVATLKTETE